The following are encoded together in the Candidatus Methylomirabilis oxygeniifera genome:
- a CDS encoding protein of unknown function (Evidence 5 : No homology to any previously reported sequences), with protein MIPKYRKLLVTTDFSPLGNAAVPHAYAVLAERGGTVILCYVTDVHGPPNPLYAHYSPWGSLSGEERTELRQTLLRSLEALVPEQVRHEGIVTTEVRVVETPLLVHEAICQEAAELDVDLIVMGSHGHSGMARLLLGSVAEQVLRSADRPILIVHSRG; from the coding sequence ATGATCCCGAAGTATCGGAAGTTGCTGGTCACTACCGATTTTTCGCCTCTCGGAAACGCTGCCGTTCCTCATGCGTATGCCGTCCTGGCAGAACGTGGCGGGACCGTCATTCTCTGCTACGTCACGGATGTGCATGGACCGCCGAACCCGCTCTACGCTCACTATTCGCCATGGGGCTCGCTCTCAGGAGAGGAGCGAACGGAGCTCCGACAGACACTGCTTCGTTCGCTGGAAGCACTTGTACCCGAGCAGGTCCGTCACGAGGGGATCGTGACAACGGAGGTGCGGGTGGTTGAGACCCCATTGCTGGTCCATGAGGCGATCTGTCAGGAGGCCGCCGAACTGGACGTGGATCTGATCGTGATGGGATCCCATGGTCATTCCGGGATGGCCCGCCTGCTCCTGGGCTCGGTGGCAGAGCAAGTACTGCGGTCAGCCGATCGCCCTATTCTTATTGTCCACAGCCGAGGTTAA
- a CDS encoding protein of unknown function (Evidence 5 : No homology to any previously reported sequences): MRTLASPFRRGGLSNCLGCQGADVIVRHILWSMGVLYAVVQPCRTGYLCSIIDSHHDLTQAQISRASANTRGVNLGCGQ, from the coding sequence ATGCGTACCCTCGCTTCCCCCTTTCGCAGAGGGGGATTGAGCAACTGTCTTGGTTGTCAAGGGGCGGATGTGATTGTTAGGCACATTTTATGGTCCATGGGGGTTTTGTACGCCGTAGTACAGCCATGCCGTACGGGCTATCTATGCAGCATTATAGATTCCCACCATGACTTGACGCAAGCGCAGATATCTCGCGCCTCTGCCAACACAAGAGGCGTTAACCTCGGCTGTGGACAATAA
- a CDS encoding Rhodanese-related sulfurtransferase-like protein precursor, translating to MKRVMMAAVAAMTLLAATPWLTLAAGYGNPQLLVNTQWLIQHLNDRDLRIIDMRNSPDEYAAGHIPGAVHLSVNQARVALKESGFALPPDYEIEERLGQLGITKDTMVVVYDDQGGLNASRLFFTLEYAGHKKVALLNGGITKWVAEERPLSKTAPQVSKTVYQVQAETQRVVAANWIVANLGKPNLALVDARSAAEFRGEDLRAKRGGHIPGAVNIEWTHNLAADKTFKPAEELLALYSQAGVTKDKTIVSYCQTMHRGAVTYFILRLLGYSDVRGYDRSWSEWGNDLSLPAQW from the coding sequence GTGAAACGAGTAATGATGGCAGCGGTAGCAGCGATGACGCTGCTCGCGGCGACTCCGTGGTTGACCCTGGCTGCGGGTTACGGCAACCCACAGTTGCTTGTGAACACTCAGTGGTTGATCCAGCACCTGAATGATCGGGATCTGCGGATCATCGACATGCGCAACAGCCCGGACGAGTACGCGGCCGGACACATTCCCGGCGCGGTCCATCTGTCGGTCAATCAGGCCCGTGTGGCCTTGAAAGAGTCCGGTTTCGCCCTGCCTCCCGATTATGAGATCGAAGAGCGATTGGGGCAGCTCGGAATCACCAAAGATACTATGGTGGTTGTATATGACGATCAGGGAGGGCTCAATGCCTCGCGCCTGTTCTTTACCCTTGAATATGCCGGTCACAAAAAGGTGGCGTTGTTGAACGGGGGCATCACGAAGTGGGTCGCTGAAGAGCGGCCTCTGTCGAAGACGGCGCCGCAGGTGAGTAAGACGGTCTACCAGGTCCAGGCTGAGACGCAGCGTGTCGTGGCGGCGAACTGGATTGTCGCCAACCTGGGGAAGCCGAATCTGGCCCTGGTGGACGCGCGATCGGCTGCTGAGTTTCGCGGCGAGGATCTGCGGGCCAAGCGGGGAGGCCACATCCCGGGGGCCGTCAACATTGAGTGGACGCACAACCTGGCCGCCGACAAGACATTCAAACCGGCGGAGGAACTCCTGGCGCTTTATAGCCAGGCGGGGGTCACGAAGGATAAGACGATCGTGAGCTACTGCCAGACGATGCATCGCGGCGCCGTGACCTACTTTATACTCCGGCTCCTGGGGTATTCGGATGTTCGCGGGTACGATCGCTCCTGGAGCGAGTGGGGTAACGACCTGTCGCTGCCCGCACAGTGGTGA
- a CDS encoding Galactose-1-phosphate uridylyltransferase has protein sequence MGELRRDPVRNRWVVIDSERPDRDAGLKVEAQPPPPLSGPCPLCPGNELMTPPEIMAFGEPSRQRNQTGWWVRVTPDLQPLCRIEGDFDRRPEGPFDVMNAVGAHEIVIESPQHHSTWAEFSEQQLERVLRAYRLRSLDLRLDERFRSLIVVKNHADAAGILSHPHSHVLAFPFVPYGIEEELRGCREFYARKERCAFCDIILHERVSRVRRVAETEHFVVVTPFASRFPFETWVLPLRHASDFAKIGERELVDLAGLMKRMMQMVGKVLGNQSCTIVLHSAPFDEPHRHDYHWHLEIIPKTAPVAAFGWGARLFVNPIPPEEAAVLMAPQM, from the coding sequence ATGGGTGAGTTGCGGCGCGATCCGGTAAGAAATCGTTGGGTAGTGATCGATTCGGAGCGGCCGGATCGAGATGCCGGCTTGAAGGTGGAGGCGCAGCCGCCCCCACCGCTTTCCGGTCCATGCCCCCTATGTCCCGGTAATGAGTTGATGACTCCACCCGAGATTATGGCGTTTGGCGAGCCCTCACGCCAGCGGAATCAGACCGGCTGGTGGGTTCGAGTTACCCCTGACCTGCAGCCTCTGTGCCGGATTGAGGGTGATTTCGATCGAAGGCCGGAGGGGCCCTTCGACGTGATGAATGCCGTAGGGGCCCATGAGATCGTCATAGAGAGTCCACAGCATCATTCAACGTGGGCGGAATTTTCGGAGCAGCAGTTGGAGCGGGTGCTGCGCGCCTACCGGCTACGCAGTCTGGATCTTCGCCTGGATGAGCGGTTCCGATCGCTGATCGTCGTCAAGAACCATGCGGATGCGGCCGGCATCCTCAGCCATCCCCATTCCCACGTGCTGGCATTCCCGTTCGTCCCGTACGGGATTGAAGAGGAACTGCGCGGGTGTCGGGAGTTCTACGCGAGAAAGGAGCGCTGCGCCTTCTGCGACATCATACTCCATGAGCGGGTCTCACGCGTCAGACGGGTGGCGGAGACCGAGCACTTCGTGGTGGTGACGCCCTTCGCCTCCCGCTTTCCTTTCGAGACGTGGGTGCTGCCACTCCGTCACGCCTCCGATTTCGCGAAGATCGGCGAAAGAGAGTTGGTCGATCTGGCCGGCCTCATGAAGCGGATGATGCAGATGGTCGGGAAGGTGCTCGGCAACCAGTCCTGCACGATCGTCCTCCATAGCGCCCCATTCGACGAACCGCACCGGCATGACTATCACTGGCATTTAGAGATCATCCCTAAAACTGCGCCTGTGGCGGCATTCGGGTGGGGCGCCAGACTTTTTGTGAACCCGATTCCGCCTGAGGAGGCGGCCGTCCTGATGGCGCCACAGATGTAA
- the pncA gene encoding Pyrazinamidase/nicotinamidase (PZAase) (Nicotine deamidase) (NAMase): MCPPEPQKLSLNLGDALIVVDVQNDFLPGGSLAVPQGDDVIPVLNRYLADFARRGLPIFITRDWHPPDHCSFQPYGGPWPPHCVAGSEGAAFAPALELPASSTRITLKGTQPEKDAYSAFDGTDLDVRLRAHGVGRLFVGGLATDYCVLCTVEDGLKAGYAVVLLQDAVRAVNVRPGDGERAEAEMIRRGAIPIRLEMLAV, from the coding sequence ATGTGCCCGCCGGAGCCGCAGAAGCTCAGCCTGAACCTGGGGGATGCCCTGATCGTTGTGGATGTCCAGAACGATTTTCTGCCGGGGGGTAGCTTGGCGGTGCCGCAAGGGGATGACGTCATCCCTGTCCTCAATCGCTACCTGGCCGATTTTGCGCGCCGAGGCCTGCCGATCTTCATCACCCGAGACTGGCACCCCCCTGATCACTGTTCGTTTCAACCATACGGGGGACCTTGGCCTCCTCATTGTGTGGCCGGTTCGGAAGGCGCGGCGTTTGCCCCCGCCCTCGAACTTCCCGCCTCCAGTACCCGCATTACCCTCAAAGGCACGCAGCCAGAGAAGGACGCCTATTCCGCGTTCGACGGAACGGATCTTGATGTACGGCTGCGCGCCCATGGCGTAGGGCGCCTCTTTGTCGGCGGCCTGGCGACCGACTACTGCGTCCTGTGTACGGTAGAGGATGGTCTGAAGGCCGGGTATGCGGTCGTTCTCCTTCAGGATGCGGTCCGGGCCGTCAATGTGCGCCCCGGTGACGGAGAACGGGCGGAAGCGGAGATGATTCGACGGGGGGCCATACCGATCCGACTGGAGATGCTGGCTGTATGA
- a CDS encoding Nicotinate phosphoribosyltransferase, translating into MSRPSSLLLTDLYQLTMLQGYVEHGMEEQATFEFFVRKLPPTRNFLLAAGLEQALSFLEELRFTSEELEWLSGCGLFRPTLVDYLETLHFTGDVHAMPEGTVFFPDEPIVRITAPIPQAQLVETRLINLLHFQTLIASKAVRSVLVAPGKLLVDFGLRRAHGAEAGLLAARASYLAGFSGTSAVQAAPVFGIPIYGTMAHSFVQAHVDETAAFERFAYANADNVVLLIDTYDTEAGAAKVVSLASRLREKGIAIQGVRLDSGDLADHARKVRRILDEGGLTDATIFASGNLDEFSVAQLLAAQAPIDGFGIGTRMDTSADAPYLDCAYKLEEYGGQARRKRSEGKATWPGRKQVYRRYDADGRMHSDILTVEDDLQDGEPLIRPVMRAGKRLCAPPPLTTLRERVREQLARLPHGLRTLEKGPDYPVHVSAALRDLAKTVDEHQL; encoded by the coding sequence ATGAGTCGTCCATCAAGCCTACTGTTGACCGATCTCTATCAGCTCACCATGCTGCAAGGGTATGTCGAGCATGGGATGGAGGAGCAGGCGACCTTTGAGTTCTTTGTGCGTAAGCTGCCGCCGACGCGAAATTTCCTGCTGGCGGCGGGGCTGGAACAGGCGCTGAGCTTCCTCGAAGAGTTGCGTTTTACATCCGAGGAGCTGGAGTGGCTGAGCGGCTGCGGTCTGTTTCGGCCGACCCTTGTAGACTACCTGGAAACCCTGCATTTTACCGGCGATGTGCATGCGATGCCGGAAGGAACGGTCTTTTTCCCTGATGAGCCGATCGTACGGATCACCGCCCCGATTCCACAGGCGCAACTGGTAGAGACGCGTCTGATTAACCTGCTCCACTTCCAGACCCTCATCGCCTCCAAGGCGGTGCGTTCGGTGCTCGTTGCCCCGGGAAAGCTCCTGGTCGATTTTGGTCTGCGTCGCGCCCACGGGGCGGAGGCCGGGTTGCTTGCGGCGCGCGCCAGCTACCTTGCGGGATTCTCAGGGACGTCCGCGGTGCAGGCGGCGCCGGTATTCGGCATACCGATCTACGGGACGATGGCGCACTCCTTCGTTCAGGCTCACGTGGATGAGACGGCCGCCTTCGAACGTTTCGCGTATGCGAATGCGGATAATGTTGTCCTGCTCATCGACACCTACGATACCGAGGCGGGTGCGGCGAAGGTCGTATCGCTGGCGTCGCGATTGCGGGAGAAGGGCATCGCCATCCAGGGGGTGCGCCTGGACAGCGGTGATCTTGCGGACCATGCCCGCAAGGTGCGGCGGATTCTGGACGAGGGTGGGTTGACCGACGCGACGATCTTTGCCAGCGGGAACCTGGACGAGTTCAGCGTGGCGCAGTTGCTCGCCGCGCAAGCTCCGATTGATGGCTTTGGCATCGGCACGCGCATGGATACCTCCGCCGATGCCCCCTACCTGGATTGTGCCTACAAGCTGGAGGAATACGGTGGACAGGCACGTCGGAAGCGCTCTGAGGGCAAGGCGACATGGCCGGGCCGCAAGCAGGTTTATCGCCGGTATGACGCCGACGGCCGTATGCACTCCGATATCCTGACCGTGGAAGATGATCTGCAGGATGGCGAGCCGTTGATCCGGCCGGTGATGCGCGCCGGCAAGCGCCTTTGCGCTCCGCCTCCCCTCACGACACTTCGTGAGCGCGTGCGTGAACAACTCGCGCGTTTGCCGCACGGGCTGCGGACGCTTGAGAAAGGGCCGGACTATCCCGTTCACGTCTCTGCTGCGCTACGCGACCTGGCCAAGACTGTAGACGAACATCAACTCTGA
- a CDS encoding protein of unknown function (Evidence 5 : No homology to any previously reported sequences), whose translation MPAEQKAGSSNLPGRTNDFQPVLPPGLPFAIEYYDVLFRAYRGGAPYDDGSVRVTGGGAT comes from the coding sequence TTGCCTGCGGAGCAAAAGGCCGGCAGTTCAAATCTGCCCGGGCGCACCAATGACTTCCAACCAGTACTGCCTCCGGGCCTGCCTTTCGCCATAGAATATTACGACGTGTTGTTCAGAGCGTATAGGGGTGGGGCGCCATACGATGACGGTTCAGTTAGGGTTACAGGGGGAGGTGCGACATGA
- a CDS encoding conserved protein of unknown function (Evidence 4 : Homologs of previously reported genes of unknown function), with protein MSRIVDEVLTANRGYAATFGDKSTLPMPPGRRFAILTCMDARLDPAKYAGLSEGDAHVIRNAGGRASDDAIRSLVISYKLLGTREWFVIHHTNCGMETFTDEIMRGLLAKSLKTATIDAAGWHDTGQGPGSTEGAFIDWLTIADQVESVSADVRRIRMHPLVPRDIPIYGYIYDVKTGQLVEVSEATRIGA; from the coding sequence ATGAGTAGGATTGTGGATGAGGTGCTCACCGCGAACAGGGGCTATGCCGCAACGTTTGGAGACAAGAGCACGTTGCCGATGCCGCCGGGACGACGGTTTGCCATCCTGACCTGTATGGATGCGCGTCTTGATCCGGCCAAGTACGCGGGGCTGTCGGAAGGGGATGCGCACGTGATCCGCAATGCAGGCGGACGCGCCAGCGACGACGCGATCCGGTCGCTGGTCATTTCCTACAAGCTCCTGGGCACCCGGGAATGGTTCGTCATCCATCACACCAATTGCGGGATGGAGACCTTTACCGATGAGATCATGCGCGGGCTACTGGCCAAGAGTCTGAAGACCGCAACCATCGATGCCGCCGGATGGCATGATACCGGTCAAGGTCCCGGGTCAACGGAAGGCGCGTTTATCGACTGGTTGACCATCGCCGACCAGGTCGAGAGTGTCAGTGCCGACGTGCGCCGCATCAGGATGCATCCGCTGGTCCCGCGCGATATTCCCATCTATGGCTACATCTACGACGTGAAGACCGGTCAGCTTGTCGAGGTCTCTGAAGCCACGCGAATCGGGGCGTAG
- a CDS encoding Transcriptional regulator, BadM/Rrf2 family → MQDLALHYEQGPIQIEDIAKRQHLPARYLEQILLSLKRAGFLESKRGVSGGYYLAKHPREITVGAIIRAMEGPIVPIFCVGSGQREICIEEPQCCLRDIWAEVRDAVSHIVDRTSLEDLCGQIRARRERGEVSYQI, encoded by the coding sequence ATGCAGGATCTGGCCCTCCACTATGAGCAAGGCCCGATTCAGATTGAGGATATCGCCAAGCGGCAACACCTCCCAGCCAGGTACCTGGAACAGATCCTGTTGAGCCTCAAGCGAGCCGGATTTCTGGAGAGTAAGCGCGGGGTGAGCGGCGGTTACTACCTGGCTAAACATCCCCGTGAGATCACCGTTGGCGCCATTATCAGGGCGATGGAGGGACCGATTGTCCCGATTTTCTGCGTCGGAAGCGGCCAGCGGGAGATCTGCATTGAAGAGCCTCAGTGCTGTCTGCGGGACATCTGGGCCGAGGTGCGCGACGCAGTGAGCCACATTGTCGACCGTACCTCCTTGGAAGACCTCTGCGGACAGATCCGTGCGAGACGGGAGCGAGGAGAGGTCAGCTACCAAATCTAA
- the cysK gene encoding pyridoxal-phosphate (PLP) dependent enzymes family; subunit of cysteine synthase A (O-acetylserine sulfhydrolase A) (Evidence 2b : Function of strongly homologous gene; PubMedId : 7610184, 8082776; Product type e : enzyme) yields MPRLVRNALELIGDTPLVQLQRIPHPGSARIFAKLESLNPGGSVKDRIALAMIEDAERSGRLKPGDTIVEPTSGNTGIGLAMVAAVKGYHLILTMPEDMSAERRKLVGRFGAEVILTPAIEGMSGAVYAAESLVAQHPGYFMPQQFLNPANPAVHRRTTAQEILKATDGQVDAFVAGVGTGGTITGVGEVLKREVPGIQVIAVEPARSPVLQGGRARPHGIQGIGASFVPGVLNMEVVDEVIAVEDEDAYRMASRLGKEEGLLVGISAGANVFASVVVAQRLDSKKVVVTILPDTGERYLSVPL; encoded by the coding sequence ATGCCACGGTTGGTTCGAAACGCTCTGGAACTGATTGGCGACACGCCGCTGGTTCAGTTGCAGCGGATACCGCATCCTGGATCGGCCAGGATTTTCGCCAAGCTGGAGTCGCTCAATCCGGGCGGAAGTGTGAAGGATCGGATCGCCCTGGCGATGATCGAGGATGCGGAGCGGAGTGGGCGCCTCAAGCCAGGCGATACGATTGTCGAGCCGACGTCAGGCAATACCGGGATCGGGCTGGCGATGGTCGCTGCCGTCAAGGGGTATCACCTGATTCTGACGATGCCGGAGGATATGAGCGCAGAACGGCGGAAGTTGGTCGGTCGGTTCGGGGCCGAAGTGATTCTGACCCCGGCCATTGAGGGGATGAGCGGCGCGGTCTATGCGGCAGAATCGCTGGTGGCGCAACATCCCGGTTACTTCATGCCGCAACAGTTTCTGAATCCGGCCAACCCGGCCGTTCATCGTCGTACGACGGCACAAGAGATTCTGAAAGCGACTGATGGCCAGGTCGATGCTTTTGTGGCCGGTGTCGGGACCGGTGGAACGATTACCGGGGTGGGCGAGGTGCTCAAAAGGGAAGTTCCCGGCATTCAGGTGATCGCGGTAGAGCCGGCCAGATCTCCCGTCTTGCAGGGAGGGAGGGCCAGGCCGCATGGTATTCAGGGGATCGGCGCAAGCTTTGTCCCCGGCGTACTGAATATGGAAGTCGTTGATGAAGTGATCGCGGTTGAGGACGAGGACGCCTATCGGATGGCCTCTCGTCTGGGTAAAGAGGAGGGCCTGCTGGTGGGGATCTCAGCCGGGGCCAACGTCTTTGCCTCAGTAGTGGTCGCCCAACGGCTTGACAGCAAAAAGGTTGTGGTCACAATCCTCCCCGACACGGGGGAGCGATACTTATCGGTTCCACTGTAA
- a CDS encoding putative Molybdopterin biosynthesis protein moeB (modular protein) (Evidence 3 : Function proposed based on presence of conserved amino acid motif, structural feature or limited homology) produces the protein MNACRDMKISQPRTSANSDRSVAIRVYIPTPYRGLTDNQPRVEGRGDDLVELLEDLDRRFPGIHGRVFDQMGEFHRHLNIYVNNVAVEELGGKRTALKDGDEVALIPAMAGGAGPFNEEQIRRYSRHIILPEVGGKGQRKLLNSSALLVGAGGLGSPAALYLAAAGVGRLGIIDADVVDLSNLQRQILHHVDDVGRPKVISAVEAIGQINPDVKVEPFQAVLSSENAKEVISQYDLVVNGCDNFPTRYLTNDACVLLKKPLVDGSIFKFEGQVTVFLPGQGCYRCLYPAPPPPGLVPSCQEAGVLGVLCGIVGSLQAIEAIKLLLGIGDSLAGRLLFFDSLGMEFRQVKVRRDSDCPVCGDDPTITDLIDYHEFCGVPGGGH, from the coding sequence ATGAATGCCTGCCGTGATATGAAGATCTCTCAACCGCGCACATCAGCGAACAGCGACCGCAGCGTGGCGATCCGTGTCTATATCCCGACTCCGTATCGGGGACTGACCGACAATCAGCCTCGTGTCGAAGGGCGAGGAGATGATCTGGTAGAACTTCTGGAGGATTTGGACCGACGCTTTCCAGGGATTCATGGGCGTGTGTTCGATCAGATGGGCGAATTCCACCGTCACCTCAATATCTATGTCAACAATGTGGCGGTAGAGGAGTTAGGCGGGAAGCGGACCGCACTCAAGGATGGCGACGAGGTGGCGTTGATCCCGGCTATGGCGGGAGGCGCCGGACCGTTCAATGAAGAGCAGATCCGCCGTTACAGTCGCCATATCATCCTTCCCGAGGTAGGCGGGAAGGGGCAGCGCAAACTGTTGAACAGTTCGGCGTTGCTCGTCGGCGCAGGCGGTCTGGGATCCCCTGCGGCTCTCTACCTGGCGGCTGCCGGTGTGGGTCGTCTCGGCATCATTGACGCCGATGTGGTGGACTTGAGCAACCTGCAGCGTCAGATTCTTCACCATGTGGATGATGTGGGGCGGCCGAAGGTGATCTCAGCGGTCGAGGCGATCGGCCAGATCAATCCCGACGTAAAGGTGGAGCCGTTTCAAGCGGTCCTCTCCTCGGAGAACGCGAAGGAGGTTATCAGTCAGTACGATCTGGTGGTCAATGGCTGCGATAATTTTCCGACGCGATACCTGACGAACGACGCCTGCGTGCTGCTCAAGAAACCACTCGTGGACGGAAGTATCTTTAAGTTTGAAGGGCAGGTGACGGTCTTTCTGCCCGGTCAAGGCTGCTATCGCTGCCTATATCCGGCCCCTCCGCCACCAGGGCTTGTGCCGAGCTGTCAGGAGGCCGGTGTACTGGGTGTGCTGTGCGGCATTGTCGGCAGCCTGCAGGCGATTGAGGCAATCAAGCTGCTGCTCGGGATCGGCGACTCGCTGGCCGGGCGGTTGCTTTTCTTCGATTCGTTGGGGATGGAGTTCAGGCAGGTCAAGGTGCGGCGCGACTCCGACTGTCCGGTGTGCGGAGACGATCCGACCATCACCGATCTGATCGATTATCACGAATTCTGTGGAGTGCCGGGCGGTGGTCACTGA